The proteins below are encoded in one region of Desulfobacterales bacterium:
- a CDS encoding response regulator, producing MTKKVLTVDDSSSVRKLVEFTLKTKGFGVSSAGNGLEALELMAKERFDAVILDINMPQMNGLEFLQKIRADSTFASIPVVMLTTEGQDEDKDKAVSLGATAYIVKPFKPTQLLSLLEKILPSS from the coding sequence ATGACAAAAAAGGTGTTAACGGTGGATGATTCGTCCAGTGTTCGTAAACTGGTTGAATTTACACTTAAAACAAAGGGGTTTGGGGTAAGCTCCGCCGGTAACGGACTGGAGGCGTTGGAGCTGATGGCCAAGGAACGGTTTGATGCCGTTATCTTGGATATCAATATGCCGCAAATGAACGGACTTGAATTTTTACAAAAGATCAGGGCCGATAGTACCTTTGCTTCCATTCCGGTGGTGATGCTGACAACCGAGGGGCAGGACGAGGATAAGGACAAAGCGGTCTCCCTGGGAGCGACCGCCTATATTGTAAAGCCTTTTAAACCTACTCAACTGTTGAGCCTATTGGAAAAAATCTTACCTTCTTCCTGA